A stretch of Ipomoea triloba cultivar NCNSP0323 chromosome 13, ASM357664v1 DNA encodes these proteins:
- the LOC116001901 gene encoding plasma membrane ATPase 4-like — protein MGGISLEEIKNETVDLEKIPIEEVFQQLKCSKEGLSSDEGANRLQIFGPNKLEEKKESKLLKFLGFMWNPLSWVMEAAAIMAIALANGDGKPPDWQDFVGIVCLLVINSTISFIEENNAGNAAAALMAGLAPKTKVLRDGRWSEQEAAILVPGDIVSIKLGDIIPADARLLEGDPLKVDQSALTGESLPVTKHPGDEVFSGSTCKQGEIEAVVIATGVHTFFGKAAHLVDSTNQVGHFQKVLTAIGNFCICSIAVGMIAEIIVMYPIQHRKYRDGIDNLLVLLIGGIPIAMPTVLSVTMAIGSHKLSQQGAITKRMTAIEEMAGMDVLCSDKTGTLTLNKLSVDKNLVEVFAKGVEKDHVLLFAARASRVENQDAIDAAMVGMLADPKEARAGITEVHFLPFNPVDKRTALTYIDAQGNWHRVSKGAPEQILSLCNAREDLKRKVHSVIDKYAERGLRSLAISRQEVPERSKESEGGPWQFVGLLPLFDPPRHDSAETIRRALNLGVNVKMITGDQLAIAKETGRRLGMGTNMYPSASLLGQDKDASIAALPVEELIETADGFAGVFPEHKYEIVKKLQERKHIVGMTGDGVNDAPALKKADIGIAVADATDAARSASDIVLTEPGLSVIISAVLTSRAIFQRMKNYTIYAVSITIRIVFGFMLISLIWKYDFSAFMVLIIAILNDGTIMTISKDRVVPSPLPDSWKLKEIFATGVVLGGYLALMTVIFFWIMHDTDFFSDKFGVRSIRHSDEEMMAALYLQVSIVSQALIFVTRSRSWSFVERPGMLLITAFFIAQLVATLIAVYANWGFARIQGCGWGWAGVIWLYSIVFYVPLDLMKFAIRYILSGKAWVSMLENKTAFTTKKDYGREEREAQWAHAQRTLHGLQPPEASNAFTHEKNSYRELSEIAEQAKRRAEMARLRELNTLKGHVESVVKLKGLDIETIQQHYTV, from the exons ATGGGTGGCATCAGCCTCGAAGAGATCAAGAATGAGACTGTCGATCTG GAGAAAATTCCCATCGAGGAAGTGTTTCAGCAATTGAAATGTTCGAAAGAGGGTTTGAGTTCAGACGAAGGGGCCAACAGGCTTCAAATATTTGGTCCCAACAAATTGGAAGAGAAAAAG GAAAGCAAGTTACTGAAGTTCCTGGGGTTTATGTGGAACCCTCTATCATGGGTGATGGAAGCTGCAGCCATTATGGCCATCGCACTGGCTAACGGAGACGGAAAGCCACCAGATTGGCAAGACTTTGTGGGTATCGTTTGCTTGCTTGTCATCAACTCAACTATCAGTTTCATTGAAGAAAACAATGCTGGCAATGCTGCTGCAGCTCTTATGGCCGGACTTGCTCCCAAAACCAag GTGCTGAGAGATGGGCGATGGAGTGAACAGGAAGCTGCAATTCTTGTTCCAGGAGATATTGTGAGCATCAAATTGGGAGACATCATCCCTGCAGATGCTCGTCTTCTCGAAGGCGATCCTTTAAAGGTTGATCAATCAGCCCTCACAGGAGAATCCCTCCCTGTGACCAAGCACCCTGGTGATGAAGTTTTCTCTGGCTCAACTTGCAAGCAAGGAGAGATTGAAGCTGTTGTTATTGCCACAGGGGTCCACACTTTCTTTGGGAAGGCAGCCCATCTTGTAGACAGCACGAACCAAGTCGGGCATTTCCAGAAAGTCCTCACTGCCATTGGGAACTTCTGTATATGCTCCATTGCTGTGGGCATGATAGCCGAGATTATTGTGATGTACCCAATTCAGCACAGGAAGTACAGGGATGGAATTGACAATCTGCTCGTGCTCTTAATCGGTGGCATCCCGATTGCCATGCCCACTGTTTTGTCTGTCACAATGGCTATCGGATCTCACAAGCTGTCTCAGCAGGGCGCCATCACCAAGAGAATGACTGCCATTGAAGAAATGGCTGGCATGGATGTGCTGTGTAGTGACAAGACCGGAACTTTAACTCTTAACAAGCTGAGCGTCGATAAGAACTTGGTAGAGGTGTTTGCAAAGGGCGTGGAGAAAGACCATGTCCTCCTTTTTGCTGCTAGAGCTTCTAGGGTTGAAAATCAGGATGCTATTGATGCTGCCATGGTTGGGATGCTTGCTGATCCAAAGGAG GCACGAGCCGGGATTACAGAGGTCCATTTCTTGCCCTTTAATCCAGTAGACAAGAGGACTGCTTTGACTTACATCGATGCTCAAGGAAACTGGCATAGGGTTAGCAAAGGAGCTCCCGAGCAG ATTTTGAGTCTTTGCAATGCTAGGGAAGACTTAAAGAGAAAGGTTCATTCTGTGATTGATAAGTACGCTGAACGTGGGCTGAGGTCATTGGCTATATCTAGACAGGAAGTGCCTGAGAGATCAAAGGAGAGTGAGGGTGGACCGTGGCAATTTGTTGGATTGTTACCGCTTTTTGACCCTCCCAGGCATGACAGCGCTGAGACTATCCGCAGGGCTCTTAACCTCGGTGTAAATGTTAAAATGATTACTG GTGATCAACTTGCAATTGCTAAGGAGACTGGTCGGAGACTTGGAATGGGGACTAACATGTACCCGTCTGCTTCTTTACTTGGTCAAGACAAAGATGCTTCCATTGCAGCCCTCCCGGTCGAGGAATTGATTGAAACGGCTGATGGCTTTGCTGGGGTGTTCCCAG AGCACAAGTATGAAATAGTGAAGAAGTTGCAGGAGAGGAAGCACATTGTTGGAATGACAGGTGATGGAGTGAACGATGCTCCCGCTTTAAAGAAGGCAGATATCGGGATTGCAGTGGCCGATGCTACTGATGCAGCGAGGAGCGCTTCTGACATCGTGCTCACTGAGCCCGGGCTTAGCGTTATCATTAGTGCAGTGTTGACTAGCAGAGCCATTTTCCAGAGGATGAAGAACTACACT ATATACGCAGTGTCCATTACGATACGTATTGTG TTTGGTTTCATGCTTATTTCATTGATTTGGAAATATGACTTCTCTGCCTTTATGGTTCTGATCATTGCCATTCTAAATGATG GTACCATTATGACAATCTCAAAGGATAGAGTAGTGCCATCCCCACTGCCAGATAGTTGGAAACTGAAGGAGATTTTCGCGACGGGAGTTGTTCTTGGAGGCTACTTGGCTCTGATGACTGTTATTTTCTTCTGGATTATGCATGACACTGACTTCTTCTCT GATAAATTCGGTGTAAGATCAATTAGGCACAGCGATGAAGAAATGATGGCTGCGCTGTACCTTCAAGTGAGTATCGTGAGCCAGGCTCTGATTTTTGTGACTCGCTCTCGCAGCTGGTCCTTCGTGGAGCGCCCTGGAATGCTGCTCATTACTGCTTTCTTCATTGCACAGTTG GTTGCTACTCTAATTGCTGTGTATGCGAACTGGGGGTTCGCCAGAATTCAGGGGTGCGGGTGGGGATGGGCCGGGGTGATCTGGCTTTACAGCATTGTGTTCTATGTGCCACTCGACCTTATGAAGTTCGCCATTCGCTACATCTTGAGTGGGAAGGCCTGGGTTAGCATGCTGGAGAACAAG aCTGCCTTCACCACCAAGAAAGACTATGGCAGAGAGGAGAGGGAAGCTCAATGGGCTCATGCTCAGAGAACTTTGCATGGACTTCAACCGCCCGAGGCTTCTAATGCCTTCACTCATGAGAAGAACAGCTACAGGGAGCTGTCCGAAATTGCAGAACAGGCAAAGAGGCGAGCCGAGATGGctag GCTTCGTGAGCTGAATACACTGAAAGGTCATGTGGAGTCAGTGGTGAAGCTCAAGGGGTTGGATATTGAAACTATCCAGCAGCACTACACAGTTTAA